A stretch of Lysobacter sp. K5869 DNA encodes these proteins:
- a CDS encoding two-component regulator propeller domain-containing protein, with protein MSRVAAFACLRALAGAAALLLALCAAPASAGLPETPRPRQVSVVDGLPSNTVNRIAEDRHGYLWIATSEGLARYDGTGFRVWQREQGLRDNFVWTVHVDARNRVWVGTAQAGLAMLDPQRKRWTYFDRSNTPGLADDCVWSIASTPDGAVWFGTERGGLYRMDDAGKVQRFMPRAGDPRSLPGEGVIALNVAPDGSLWAGTRSGAARWTGRDFERVPDGALPSNLLNSISFERDGTVWFSTQRGVGARLPDGTYRTDPWAKFAPKNRVIGVMHRDRSGQYWFDLPQGLGVGGPDGIEVVPLFSAISQGLVRPNWTGAYEDREGGLWFGSNGYGLWYLPPNWRQFSVLMRRLDDPNSIANGDVRAIAPADDGDMWLVGSGGVLDKLDPETGRVEHFAKNYSDNFVSLHVLNDKRGQVWVSFYSGLVRIDPKTRATRTWRLDSAEDPVIDGSIVLVESGDLIWLIGSAGVLQARDGEGRVRETLRAGERGLPASVVVPIGGHGPDGELWLAAGHELLRWDARERRFVQVPGLAQGAMVQHFVFADRQRMWLGGFGTLDAYRWDGTRLHREFGMDMRDGLPAAEVRGLAVDANGLVWMTSKRGLVRVDPFARTARVYGVKDGLPSQEFSRAPVPRPADGRLLIGSPEGLVLFDPALVRPIRSAPELIVESIEVRRGSRKVAFPTEDADPRKALPGRVPTVTVADGDRDLRIVARLLSFNSAQSNRYRFRLSRFDPGWVDVGASGERVFSQLSPGDYRLQVMAKTADNVWTPPLTILLHVDSPWWWSWWSVAAAVALLALALAWLLMAHRNRLQRRLAWQRAEHEREVAKQASLAKSRFLATLGHEVRTPMTGVLGMSELLLDTPLDQKQRGYTESIRRAGEHLLRLVNDALDLARIESGKLELAHEPFDLRALVAQAADLMRPLAQQRGLRFEIHVADDAPRGLRGDASRVCQVLLNLLGNAIKFTDEGSVSLRVERLAPHGVRFEVSDTGPGLNEEQKQRLFRRFEQAEGARTAARYGGSGLGLAISQELAAAMEGEIAVYSEAGHGARFVFDLPLPYAEPPVGTDDRVQRLPRPHAGPLAILLVEDDATVAEVIAGLLRSQGHRVTHVGNGLAALAETATARFDIALLDLDLPGINGLELARQLRAQGFLPPLVAVTARADADAEPQAVEAGFDRFLRKPVTGAMLADALDELIANRT; from the coding sequence GTGAGCCGCGTCGCCGCCTTCGCCTGCCTGCGCGCGCTCGCCGGCGCGGCCGCGCTGCTGCTCGCGCTGTGCGCCGCGCCCGCGAGCGCGGGGCTGCCGGAAACGCCGCGCCCGCGCCAGGTCTCCGTCGTCGACGGTTTGCCGTCGAACACGGTCAACCGCATCGCCGAGGACCGTCACGGCTATCTGTGGATCGCCACCAGCGAAGGCCTTGCCCGCTACGACGGCACCGGCTTCCGGGTGTGGCAGCGCGAGCAAGGCCTGCGCGACAACTTCGTGTGGACGGTGCACGTGGACGCGCGCAACCGGGTCTGGGTCGGCACCGCGCAGGCGGGCTTGGCGATGCTGGACCCGCAACGCAAGCGCTGGACTTATTTCGACCGCAGCAACACGCCCGGCCTGGCCGACGACTGCGTGTGGTCGATCGCTTCCACGCCCGACGGCGCGGTGTGGTTCGGCACCGAACGCGGCGGCCTCTACCGCATGGACGACGCCGGCAAGGTGCAGCGCTTCATGCCGCGCGCCGGCGATCCGCGCAGCTTGCCCGGCGAAGGCGTGATCGCGCTCAACGTCGCCCCCGACGGCAGCCTGTGGGCCGGCACGCGCAGCGGCGCGGCGCGCTGGACCGGCCGCGATTTCGAGCGCGTGCCCGACGGCGCGCTGCCGTCCAACCTGCTCAACTCGATCAGCTTCGAGCGCGACGGCACGGTCTGGTTCAGCACCCAGCGCGGCGTCGGCGCGCGCTTGCCCGACGGCACGTACCGCACCGATCCCTGGGCCAAGTTCGCGCCCAAGAACCGGGTGATAGGTGTGATGCACCGCGACCGCAGCGGTCAGTATTGGTTCGACCTGCCGCAAGGTCTGGGCGTGGGCGGGCCGGACGGCATCGAGGTCGTGCCGTTGTTCAGCGCCATCAGTCAAGGCCTGGTGCGGCCGAACTGGACCGGCGCCTACGAGGACCGCGAAGGCGGCCTGTGGTTCGGCAGCAACGGCTACGGCCTATGGTATTTGCCGCCGAATTGGCGCCAGTTCTCGGTGCTGATGCGGCGCCTGGACGATCCCAACTCGATCGCCAACGGCGACGTGCGCGCGATCGCGCCGGCCGACGACGGCGATATGTGGCTGGTCGGCAGCGGCGGCGTGCTCGACAAGCTCGATCCGGAAACCGGGCGGGTCGAACACTTCGCCAAGAACTACAGCGACAACTTCGTCTCGCTGCACGTGCTCAACGACAAGCGCGGGCAGGTGTGGGTGAGCTTCTACAGCGGCTTGGTGCGGATCGATCCCAAGACCCGGGCGACGCGCACCTGGCGCTTGGACAGCGCCGAGGACCCGGTCATCGACGGTTCGATCGTGCTGGTCGAAAGCGGCGATCTGATTTGGCTGATCGGCAGCGCCGGCGTGCTGCAAGCGCGCGACGGCGAGGGCCGCGTGCGCGAGACCTTGCGCGCCGGCGAGCGCGGGTTGCCGGCGAGCGTGGTGGTGCCCATCGGCGGCCACGGCCCGGACGGCGAGCTGTGGCTCGCCGCCGGTCACGAACTGCTGCGCTGGGACGCGCGCGAGCGCCGTTTCGTGCAAGTGCCGGGGCTCGCGCAGGGCGCGATGGTCCAGCACTTCGTGTTCGCCGACCGCCAGCGCATGTGGCTCGGCGGCTTCGGCACGCTCGACGCTTATCGCTGGGACGGCACGCGCCTGCACCGCGAGTTCGGCATGGACATGCGCGACGGCCTGCCGGCCGCGGAAGTGCGCGGCCTCGCCGTGGACGCCAACGGGCTGGTGTGGATGACCAGCAAGCGCGGCTTGGTGCGGGTCGATCCGTTCGCGCGCACCGCGCGCGTGTACGGGGTCAAGGACGGCCTGCCGAGCCAGGAATTCTCGCGCGCGCCGGTGCCGCGCCCGGCCGACGGCCGCTTGCTGATCGGCAGCCCGGAAGGCCTGGTGCTGTTCGATCCGGCGCTGGTGCGGCCGATCCGTTCGGCGCCGGAGCTGATCGTGGAGAGCATCGAAGTGCGCCGCGGCAGCCGCAAGGTCGCGTTCCCCACCGAGGACGCCGACCCGCGCAAGGCGCTGCCCGGGCGGGTGCCGACGGTGACCGTCGCCGACGGCGACCGCGACCTGCGCATCGTCGCGCGCCTGCTGTCGTTCAACAGTGCGCAGAGCAACCGCTACCGTTTCCGTTTGAGCCGCTTCGATCCGGGCTGGGTCGATGTCGGCGCCAGCGGCGAGCGCGTGTTCTCGCAGCTCTCGCCCGGCGATTACCGGCTGCAGGTGATGGCCAAGACCGCCGACAACGTGTGGACGCCGCCGCTGACGATCCTGCTGCACGTGGATTCGCCGTGGTGGTGGAGCTGGTGGTCGGTGGCCGCGGCGGTGGCGCTGCTGGCGCTGGCGTTGGCGTGGCTGCTGATGGCGCATCGCAACCGCCTGCAGCGGCGCTTGGCCTGGCAGCGCGCCGAACACGAGCGCGAAGTGGCCAAGCAGGCGTCGCTGGCGAAGAGCCGGTTCCTGGCGACATTGGGGCACGAGGTGCGCACGCCGATGACGGGCGTGTTGGGGATGAGCGAGTTGTTGCTGGATACGCCGCTGGATCAAAAGCAGCGGGGCTACACCGAATCGATCCGGCGCGCGGGCGAACACTTGCTGCGCTTGGTCAACGACGCGTTGGATCTGGCCCGGATCGAATCGGGCAAGCTCGAACTCGCGCACGAGCCCTTCGACCTGCGCGCGCTGGTCGCGCAGGCCGCCGACCTGATGCGCCCGTTGGCGCAGCAGCGCGGGCTGCGCTTCGAGATCCACGTCGCCGACGACGCCCCGCGCGGCCTGCGCGGCGACGCCAGCCGCGTGTGTCAGGTGTTGCTCAACCTGCTCGGCAACGCGATCAAGTTCACCGACGAAGGTTCGGTGAGCCTGCGCGTGGAGCGGCTGGCGCCGCACGGCGTGCGCTTCGAGGTCAGCGACACCGGCCCCGGCCTCAACGAAGAACAAAAGCAGCGCCTGTTCCGCCGCTTCGAGCAAGCCGAAGGCGCGCGCACCGCCGCGCGCTACGGCGGCAGCGGCCTGGGGTTGGCGATCAGCCAGGAACTGGCGGCGGCGATGGAAGGCGAGATCGCGGTCTATAGCGAAGCCGGCCACGGCGCGCGCTTCGTGTTCGACCTGCCGCTGCCTTACGCCGAACCGCCGGTCGGCACGGACGACCGCGTCCAGCGCCTGCCGCGCCCGCACGCGGGGCCGCTGGCGATCTTGCTGGTGGAAGACGACGCCACCGTCGCCGAAGTGATCGCCGGCCTGCTGCGCAGCCAGGGCCACCGCGTCACCCACGTCGGCAACGGCCTCGCCGCGCTGGCGGAAACCGCGACCGCGCGCTTCGACATCGCCTTGCTCGACCTCGACCTGCCCGGCATCAACGGCCTGGAACTCGCGCGGCAACTGCGGGCGCAAGGCTTCCTCCCGCCGCTGGTGGCGGTGACCGCGCGCGCCGACGCCGACGCCGAACCGCAAGCCGTCGAAGCCGGATTCGACCGGTTCCTGCGCAAACCGGTGACCGGCGCGATGTTGGCCGACGCGTTGGACGAGTTGATCGCCAATCGCACGTAG
- a CDS encoding ATP-binding protein, producing MLQSRLCARPSWGRRWLRSCLTLLLCAGAALAAPWAAAGVPEAPRARIIGVADGLPSSKVNGMAFDHAGYLWLATTDGLARYDGVGMKVWRHVPGDAASLPGNDLTLVSIDDRDRIWVAAEGRGLSMMDARREGFVHYRRAEYPQIGSDDTFAVASRNGEVWFGTYGGGLHRIDRNGRIERFMPQPGDPRSLPSATVLTLEFDERGELWIGTFEGLARWTGHDFERIALPGDDPTPWVFTVAPVGDRLWVGSKTGLHRRERDGRWTDPDYSAMFAQLNAVLSLAPDRKGSFWLGTQRSIWRATPQSVPAPMPLGPARPSRPVQQIVGQEDGSFWFPLAGVGVGYLRPDWRRIAQYSRERGSLSSELYTALAPSAQGGFWLIGARGEVERLDKDGVIEPIGEGPHDALGKGGTPNTAVEDRRGRLWIATSRNNLVRIDPDGHWRDWSDDTPDPVLPGEPNRIAMAPDGTLWISYLTQGLQQRDPDSGRVLATIAAGPEQGIGNGDFDNIGFAPDGTLWIASGEGLLSRDAARNTMIAVPGLPRDRVFGFVFENADSLWLQRLNGLERYQREGGRWVLRDRAGVERGIPAVEGTGLFRDRGGRLWLPTARGLFRWDPAQLRLRRFGVQDGMSSQEFLRRASVLTRDGTLAASLSDGSVVLIDTAWPDPAPRQPRLVWHQLDVRRHGRWVPLPLHKPVRRSGSERASRYEALPTLAPDDREMRVQMRLLSFDDPQANRYYTRLDGYDSDWVAVGESGERVFAGLPPGSYVLHARAIDANGNTAQERTLEFNVRPPWWRTPPALAALLGLIALAAWWGTMLYRRRLARRINWQRAEHEREVAKQASLAKTRFLATLGHEVRTPMTGVLGMSELLLETSLDQKQRGYTESIRRAGEHLLRLVNDALDLARIESGKLELAHEPFDLRALVAQAADLMRPLAQQRGLRFEVEVAADAPAGLRGDASRVCQILLNLLGNAIKFTDEGTVGLRVERSTPRGVRFEVSDTGPGLNDEQKQRLFRRFEQAEGARTAARYGGSGLGLAICQELAAAMDGQIAVHSEPGQGARFVFDVPLIEASPPAHAAAAEPASARAHLGPRAVLLVEDDPTVAEVIAGLLRTQGHRVTHVANGLAALAETATARFDLALLDLDLPGINGLDLARQLRAQGFAQPLVAVTARADADAEPQAAQAGFDRFLRKPVTGAMLAEAMGALFGGGG from the coding sequence ATGCTGCAATCGCGGTTATGCGCGCGACCGTCGTGGGGACGGCGGTGGCTGCGCTCGTGCCTGACCCTGCTGCTGTGCGCCGGCGCGGCCTTGGCCGCGCCCTGGGCGGCGGCGGGCGTGCCCGAGGCGCCGCGCGCGCGCATCATCGGCGTCGCCGACGGCCTGCCCTCGAGCAAGGTCAACGGCATGGCCTTCGACCACGCCGGCTATTTGTGGCTGGCCACCACCGACGGCCTGGCGCGCTACGACGGCGTCGGCATGAAGGTGTGGCGGCACGTGCCCGGCGATGCGGCCTCGCTGCCCGGCAACGACCTGACCCTGGTCAGCATCGACGACCGCGACCGCATCTGGGTCGCCGCCGAAGGCCGCGGCCTGAGCATGATGGACGCGCGCCGCGAAGGCTTCGTCCATTACCGCCGCGCCGAGTACCCGCAGATCGGCAGCGACGACACCTTCGCCGTGGCCAGCCGCAACGGCGAGGTCTGGTTCGGCACCTACGGCGGCGGCCTGCACCGGATCGACCGCAACGGCCGCATCGAACGCTTCATGCCCCAGCCCGGCGACCCGCGCAGCCTGCCGTCGGCGACCGTGCTGACCCTCGAATTCGACGAGCGCGGCGAGCTGTGGATCGGCACTTTCGAGGGCTTGGCGCGCTGGACCGGCCACGATTTCGAGCGCATCGCCCTGCCCGGCGACGACCCGACGCCGTGGGTGTTCACCGTGGCCCCGGTCGGCGACCGGCTGTGGGTCGGCAGCAAGACCGGCCTGCATCGGCGCGAGCGCGACGGGCGCTGGACCGACCCGGACTACTCGGCGATGTTCGCCCAGCTCAACGCGGTGCTGAGTCTGGCGCCGGACCGCAAAGGCAGCTTCTGGCTCGGCACCCAGCGCAGCATCTGGCGGGCCACGCCGCAGTCGGTGCCGGCGCCGATGCCGCTGGGCCCGGCGCGGCCGTCGCGGCCGGTGCAGCAGATCGTCGGCCAGGAAGACGGCTCGTTCTGGTTCCCGCTGGCCGGCGTCGGCGTGGGCTATCTGCGCCCGGACTGGCGCCGCATCGCCCAGTATTCGCGCGAACGCGGCAGCCTCAGCAGCGAGCTCTACACCGCGCTGGCGCCGTCGGCGCAAGGCGGCTTCTGGCTGATCGGCGCGCGCGGCGAGGTCGAGCGGCTGGACAAGGACGGCGTGATCGAGCCGATCGGCGAAGGCCCGCACGACGCGCTCGGCAAGGGCGGCACGCCCAACACCGCGGTCGAGGACCGGCGCGGCCGGCTGTGGATCGCGACCAGCCGCAACAACCTGGTGCGGATCGACCCGGACGGCCACTGGCGCGACTGGAGCGACGACACCCCCGACCCGGTCCTGCCCGGCGAGCCCAACCGGATCGCGATGGCGCCCGACGGCACGCTGTGGATTTCCTATCTCACCCAAGGCTTGCAGCAGCGCGATCCCGACAGCGGCCGCGTGCTCGCCACCATCGCCGCCGGCCCCGAGCAGGGCATCGGCAACGGCGATTTCGACAATATCGGCTTCGCGCCCGACGGCACGCTGTGGATCGCCTCGGGCGAAGGCCTGCTGAGCCGCGACGCCGCGCGCAACACGATGATCGCCGTGCCGGGGTTGCCGCGCGACCGCGTGTTCGGCTTCGTGTTCGAGAACGCCGACAGCTTGTGGCTGCAACGGCTCAACGGTCTGGAGCGCTATCAGCGCGAAGGCGGGCGTTGGGTGCTGCGCGACCGCGCCGGCGTCGAGCGCGGCATTCCCGCGGTCGAGGGCACCGGCTTGTTCCGCGACCGCGGCGGGCGCCTGTGGCTGCCGACCGCGCGCGGCCTGTTCCGCTGGGATCCCGCGCAGCTGCGCTTGCGCCGTTTCGGCGTGCAGGACGGCATGAGCAGCCAGGAATTCCTGCGCCGCGCCAGCGTGCTGACCCGCGACGGCACCTTGGCCGCGTCGCTGTCGGACGGCAGCGTGGTGTTGATCGACACCGCGTGGCCGGACCCGGCGCCGCGCCAGCCGCGTCTGGTCTGGCATCAGCTCGACGTGCGCCGCCACGGCCGCTGGGTGCCGCTGCCGTTGCACAAGCCGGTGCGGCGCTCGGGGTCCGAGCGCGCCTCGCGCTACGAAGCGCTGCCGACCCTGGCCCCGGACGACCGCGAGATGCGCGTGCAGATGCGCCTGCTGTCGTTCGACGACCCGCAGGCCAATCGCTACTACACCCGCCTGGACGGCTACGACAGCGACTGGGTCGCGGTCGGCGAAAGCGGCGAGCGCGTGTTCGCCGGCCTGCCGCCGGGCAGCTACGTGCTGCACGCGCGCGCCATCGACGCCAACGGCAACACCGCGCAGGAGCGCACGCTGGAATTCAACGTGCGGCCGCCGTGGTGGCGCACGCCGCCGGCGCTGGCCGCGCTGCTGGGCTTGATCGCGCTGGCCGCGTGGTGGGGCACGATGCTGTACCGGCGGCGGCTGGCGCGCCGGATCAACTGGCAACGCGCCGAGCACGAGCGCGAAGTCGCCAAGCAAGCCTCGCTGGCGAAGACGCGGTTCTTGGCGACCTTGGGCCACGAGGTGCGCACGCCGATGACCGGCGTGCTGGGCATGAGCGAGTTGTTGCTGGAGACCTCGCTGGATCAAAAGCAACGCGGCTACACCGAATCGATCCGGCGCGCGGGCGAACACCTCTTACGCTTGGTCAACGACGCGCTGGATCTGGCCCGGATCGAATCGGGCAAGCTCGAACTCGCGCACGAACCCTTCGACCTGCGCGCGCTGGTCGCGCAAGCCGCCGACCTGATGCGCCCGCTGGCGCAGCAGCGCGGCCTGCGTTTCGAGGTGGAGGTGGCCGCCGACGCGCCGGCCGGTTTGCGCGGCGACGCGAGCCGGGTCTGCCAGATCCTGCTCAACCTGCTCGGCAACGCGATCAAGTTCACCGACGAAGGCACGGTGGGCCTGCGCGTGGAACGCTCGACGCCGCGCGGCGTGCGCTTCGAGGTCAGCGACACCGGCCCCGGCCTCAACGACGAACAAAAGCAGCGCCTGTTCCGCCGCTTCGAACAAGCCGAAGGCGCGCGCACCGCCGCGCGCTACGGCGGCAGCGGGCTGGGCTTGGCGATCTGCCAGGAACTGGCCGCGGCGATGGACGGGCAGATCGCGGTGCACAGCGAGCCCGGCCAGGGCGCGCGCTTCGTGTTCGACGTACCGCTGATCGAAGCCTCGCCGCCGGCGCACGCCGCCGCCGCCGAGCCCGCGTCGGCGCGCGCGCATCTCGGCCCGCGCGCGGTGCTGCTGGTGGAGGACGATCCGACCGTGGCCGAAGTGATCGCCGGCCTGCTGCGCACGCAGGGCCATCGCGTGACCCACGTCGCCAACGGCTTGGCGGCGCTGGCGGAAACCGCGACGGCGCGGTTCGATCTGGCCTTGCTCGATCTCGACTTGCCCGGCATCAACGGCCTCGACCTCGCCCGGCAACTGCGCGCGCAAGGCTTCGCCCAGCCCTTGGTCGCAGTGACCGCGCGCGCCGACGCCGACGCCGAACCGCAAGCCGCGCAGGCCGGCTTCGACCGCTTCCTGCGCAAGCCGGTGACCGGGGCGATGCTGGCGGAAGCGATGGGCGCGCTGTTCGGGGGCGGAGGCTGA
- a CDS encoding hybrid sensor histidine kinase/response regulator, which produces MLGRCWCLLLLLLCAASCIEQAQARLPETPRFRRFGQEQGLPKSVVAAELDHQGYLWMATEDGLARYDGVEFTLWRHTIGLSGSLPDNMLEDLFIDAGDRVWVASRNGLSVLGADRKEFERLTFEGADASCSDNVTFVTGTPDAAIWTSTYDGHLCRIAPDGRGVQRFEPGVGAAARLPRGPITALMADARGRLLVGTVGGLARFDGTRFERIGRDETAGFSVGELSQDADGSAWVGTDHGLFRLDGNDRMTPAPWTLGEDANNAIVVSDLSGGRWIGTTAGLYRVDADDNVRLLQDDAGDGVWDRRSGVLQMLRDEEGGIWLVTYSQGLVYLPPDWNRFASVTSVGGRQVDRLDARDIAPDGDGGFWMLSATDLYRLRAGSGTLEPVADTRGLGLKWMHTVFARPDGRLWIGHSNGLSLFDPATGQARSWPLDPKQPRVQGTVWFLHELPDGGLWLWFSDGSVHRYDRDGRPLAPGEIEKTLATASFLTSPATLRPGPDGQPWFAGGGGLHRWDGDGFVAVPGGEFSDIQAMSFAGPQRLWLARTGALEAYRWRDGRLTLERRIDNTNDYPDANVSGLLVSRNGTVWATSTRGLLMVSPDARRLRLFGLGDGIPNVELTRTSPHRNADGVAAALSLDGMVLFDLDTPFPSARPPRLSLESLSVRREEDDWSLSPAGGAVQLESDDRDFRVVARLMSFLDPRSHVYRFKLEGYDPDWIEQRANGERVFSRLDPGEYRMLVKAAGADGIWSDPVGFELHVKPPWWRSTWAQLVFTVIGIGLLAIVAVAYRRRLGRRSAWQLAVHKREVAEQASLAKTRFLATLGHEVRTPMTGVLGMSELLLDTSLDEKQRGYTESIKRAGEHLLRLVNDALDLARIESGKLELQDRPFDLHALVEEAAGLMQPLARQRGLEFAVKITADAPAGLRGDPHRVSQILMNLLGNAIKFTEEGRVGLRVSALSPQGVRFEVSDTGPGLNDEQKARLFRRFEQAEGARTAARYGGSGLGLAICQELAAAMDGQVSVVSQAGQGARFVLDLPLPSAEPPSPSEPRDSYSPRVPVAPERSVPRAILLVEDDATVAEVIAGLLRAQGHRVTHVANGLAALAETATARFDLALLDLDLPGINGLDLARQLRVQGFARPLVAVTARADADAEPQARRAGFDLFLRKPVTGAMLAEAIETVLAEANEP; this is translated from the coding sequence GTGTTGGGACGTTGTTGGTGCCTGCTCCTGTTGCTGCTGTGCGCGGCGTCGTGCATCGAACAGGCGCAGGCGCGCCTGCCGGAAACGCCGCGCTTTCGCCGCTTCGGCCAGGAGCAGGGCCTGCCCAAGTCGGTGGTGGCGGCCGAGCTCGATCATCAAGGCTATCTGTGGATGGCCACCGAGGACGGACTGGCGCGCTACGACGGCGTCGAGTTCACCCTGTGGCGCCACACCATCGGCCTGTCCGGCTCGCTGCCGGACAACATGCTCGAAGATCTCTTCATCGATGCCGGCGACCGGGTCTGGGTCGCCAGCCGCAACGGCCTGAGCGTGCTCGGCGCCGACCGCAAGGAATTCGAGCGCCTGACTTTTGAGGGCGCCGACGCCAGCTGCAGCGACAACGTCACCTTCGTCACCGGCACGCCGGACGCGGCGATCTGGACCTCCACCTACGACGGGCACCTGTGCCGGATCGCGCCCGACGGCCGCGGCGTGCAACGTTTCGAGCCCGGCGTCGGCGCCGCTGCGCGTTTGCCGCGCGGGCCGATCACCGCGCTGATGGCCGACGCGCGCGGCCGCTTGCTGGTCGGCACGGTCGGCGGGCTGGCGCGCTTCGACGGCACCCGCTTCGAGCGCATCGGCCGCGACGAAACCGCCGGCTTCAGCGTCGGCGAACTGTCGCAGGACGCCGACGGCTCGGCCTGGGTCGGCACCGATCACGGCCTGTTCCGCCTCGACGGCAACGACCGCATGACGCCGGCGCCGTGGACGCTCGGCGAGGACGCCAACAACGCGATCGTGGTCAGCGATCTGTCCGGCGGCCGCTGGATCGGCACCACCGCCGGCCTGTACCGGGTCGACGCCGACGACAACGTGCGCCTGCTCCAGGACGACGCCGGCGACGGCGTGTGGGACCGCCGCAGCGGCGTGCTGCAGATGCTGCGCGACGAAGAAGGCGGCATCTGGCTGGTGACGTACTCGCAAGGGCTGGTGTACCTGCCGCCGGATTGGAACCGCTTCGCCTCGGTGACTTCGGTCGGCGGCCGTCAGGTCGACCGGCTCGACGCGCGCGACATCGCGCCCGACGGCGACGGCGGTTTCTGGATGCTCAGCGCCACCGACCTGTACCGCTTGCGCGCCGGCAGCGGCACCTTGGAGCCGGTCGCGGACACCCGCGGACTCGGCCTGAAGTGGATGCACACTGTGTTCGCGCGGCCGGACGGGCGCTTGTGGATCGGCCACTCCAACGGTCTGAGCCTGTTCGACCCGGCCACCGGGCAAGCGCGCAGTTGGCCGCTGGATCCGAAACAGCCGCGCGTGCAGGGCACGGTGTGGTTCCTACACGAACTGCCCGACGGCGGCTTGTGGCTGTGGTTCTCCGACGGCTCGGTGCACCGCTACGACCGCGACGGCCGGCCGCTGGCGCCGGGCGAGATCGAAAAGACCCTCGCCACCGCCAGCTTCCTGACCAGCCCGGCGACCTTGCGTCCCGGCCCCGACGGCCAGCCCTGGTTCGCCGGCGGCGGCGGCCTGCACCGCTGGGACGGCGACGGCTTCGTCGCCGTGCCGGGCGGCGAATTCAGCGACATCCAGGCGATGAGCTTCGCCGGCCCGCAGCGGTTGTGGCTGGCGCGCACCGGCGCGCTCGAAGCCTACCGCTGGAGAGACGGCCGGCTGACCCTGGAACGGCGCATCGACAACACCAACGACTACCCCGACGCCAACGTCTCGGGCTTGCTGGTGAGCCGCAACGGCACGGTCTGGGCGACCAGCACGCGCGGCTTGCTGATGGTCTCGCCGGACGCGCGCCGCCTGCGCCTGTTCGGTCTCGGCGACGGCATCCCCAATGTCGAACTGACCCGCACCAGCCCGCACCGCAACGCCGACGGCGTGGCCGCGGCGCTGTCGCTGGACGGCATGGTGCTGTTCGATCTGGACACGCCGTTCCCGAGCGCGCGCCCGCCGCGGCTGTCGCTGGAAAGCCTCAGCGTGCGCCGCGAGGAAGACGATTGGTCGCTGTCGCCGGCCGGCGGCGCCGTGCAGCTGGAATCGGACGACCGCGATTTCCGCGTGGTCGCGCGGCTGATGTCGTTCCTGGATCCGCGTTCGCACGTGTACCGCTTCAAGCTGGAAGGCTACGACCCGGATTGGATCGAACAACGCGCCAACGGCGAGCGGGTGTTCTCGCGCCTGGACCCGGGCGAGTACCGCATGCTGGTGAAAGCGGCCGGCGCCGACGGCATCTGGTCGGATCCGGTCGGTTTCGAACTGCACGTCAAGCCGCCGTGGTGGCGCTCGACCTGGGCGCAGCTGGTGTTCACCGTGATCGGCATCGGTTTGCTCGCGATCGTCGCGGTCGCGTATCGCCGCCGCCTCGGCCGGCGCAGCGCGTGGCAGTTGGCGGTGCACAAGCGCGAAGTGGCCGAACAGGCCTCGCTGGCCAAGACCCGGTTCCTGGCGACGCTGGGGCACGAGGTGCGCACGCCGATGACTGGCGTGTTGGGGATGAGCGAGTTGTTGCTGGATACGTCGCTGGATGAAAAGCAGCGGGGCTATACGGAGTCTATTAAACGCGCTGGCGAACACCTCTTGCGTTTGGTCAACGACGCGCTGGATCTGGCCCGGATCGAATCGGGCAAGCTCGAACTGCAGGACCGTCCGTTCGACCTGCACGCGCTGGTCGAGGAAGCCGCCGGGTTGATGCAGCCGCTGGCGCGCCAGCGCGGGCTCGAGTTCGCGGTCAAGATCACCGCCGACGCGCCGGCCGGCCTGCGCGGCGATCCGCACCGGGTCAGCCAGATTCTGATGAACCTGCTCGGCAACGCGATCAAGTTCACCGAGGAAGGCCGGGTCGGTCTGCGGGTGAGCGCGCTGTCGCCGCAGGGCGTGCGCTTCGAGGTCAGCGACACCGGCCCCGGCCTCAACGACGAACAAAAGGCGCGGCTGTTCCGCCGCTTCGAGCAGGCCGAAGGCGCGCGCACCGCGGCGCGCTACGGCGGCAGCGGTTTGGGCTTGGCGATCTGCCAGGAGCTGGCCGCGGCGATGGACGGACAGGTCAGCGTGGTCAGTCAGGCCGGGCAGGGCGCGCGCTTCGTGCTCGATCTGCCGCTGCCGTCGGCCGAACCGCCGTCGCCGTCGGAACCGCGCGACAGCTATTCGCCGCGGGTGCCGGTGGCGCCGGAGCGCAGCGTGCCGCGCGCGATCTTGCTGGTCGAGGACGACGCCACCGTGGCCGAAGTCATCGCCGGCCTGCTGCGCGCGCAGGGCCATCGCGTCACCCACGTGGCGAACGGTTTGGCGGCGCTGGCGGAAACCGCGACGGCGCGGTTCGATCTGGCCTTGCTCGATCTCGATCTGCCCGGCATCAACGGCCTGGATCTGGCCCGGCAACTGCGCGTGCAAGGTTTCGCCCGGCCGCTGGTCGCGGTGACCGCGCGCGCCGACGCCGACGCCGAACCGCAGGCGCGCCGCGCCGGGTTCGACTTGTTCCTGCGCAAGCCGGTCACCGGCGCGATGCTGGCCGAGGCGATCGAAACCGTATTGGCCGAGGCGAACGAGCCGTGA